In a genomic window of Urocitellus parryii isolate mUroPar1 chromosome 11, mUroPar1.hap1, whole genome shotgun sequence:
- the Ngf gene encoding beta-nerve growth factor, giving the protein MSMLFYTLITAFLIGIQAEPYPDSNVPAGDAIPQVHWTKLQHSLDTALRRARSAPAAPIAARVAGQTRNITVDPRLFKKRQLRSPRVLFSTQPPPASADTQDLDLQVAGAGSSNRTHRSKRSSTHPVFHMGEFSVCDSVSMWVGDKTTATDIKGKEVTVLGEVNINNSVFKQYFFETKCRDPNPVDSGCRGIDSKHWNSYCTTTHTFVKALTTDDKQAAWRFIRIDTACVCVLSRKTARRG; this is encoded by the coding sequence ATGTCCATGTTGTTCTACACTCTGATCACAGCGTTTTTGATCGGCATACAGGCAGAACCATACCCAGACAGCAATGTCCCAGCAGGAGACGCCATCCCGCAAGTTCACTGGACTAAACTTCAGCATTCCCTTGACACAGCCCTCCGCAGAGCCCGCAGCGCGCCTGCTGCGCCGATAGCTGCCCGGGTGGCAGGGCAGACCCGCAACATCACCGTGGACCCCAGACTGTTCAAGAAACGGCAACTGCGCTCACCCCGCGTGCTGTTCAGCACCCAGCCGCCACCGGCCTCGGCGGACACTCAGGATCTGGACCTGCAGGTCGCTGGCGCTGGCTCCTCCAACAGGACTCACAGGAGCAAGCGCTCCTCCACCCACCCCGTCTTCCACATGGGGGAGTTCTCCGTGTGCGACAGCGTCAGCATGTGGGTTGGGGATAAGACCACCGCCACGGACATCAAGGGCAAGGAGGTGACGGTGCTGGGAGAGGTGAACATTAACAACAGTGTATTCAAACAGTACTTTTTTGAGACCAAGTGCCGAGACCCCAATCCCGTCGACAGCGGATGCCGGGGCATTGACTCCAAGCACTGGAACTCGTACTGTACCACCACTCACACCTTTGTCAAGGCGCTGACCACCGACGACAAGCAGGCGGCCTGGCGGTTTATCCGGATCGACACGGCCTGCGTGTGCGTGCTCAGCAGGAAGACCGCCCGAAGAGGCTGA